AATCTTCCTTGTACTCTCCATAGTATAATGACCACTTGACCAGCATCAAGAATAAACATAAAACCCCCAACCAGTCAAATCCATCATCTTCTCCTCCCACCATATGACAGCTTACAGAACCAAAAGTGACATCTCTGGCTTGGTAGAACAATCAGTTTTTCCAGTCTCATACAGTGCACTCCAAACGGAAAATTTACACCGATAGAAAAACTGAACTAAATAGATTTTCAACAAGCGCCGTCAATGAAAGTTCAGGCCACTACCAATATCAACTATAACCAAATTTAGCGGCTAAAATCCCAAACTGCTACCAAATTAATTTAGGGAAAATCATTCAACTCCGTTCCACTAGACCGAATCTCTTCAAACAAACATGCTTAAAAGATTGTATAACATAACAAATTTTCTTAAGTAACATTGGAGTTCAAGGTTAAGCTTCGTTCCTATTCTCTTTAACTTCCTAAACAAAATCAGTCATACCACTGCGTAGTGAAAATTTGTATGTGACAAACAaacattaacaataaataacaCTCACAACGATTCGTTAATGGCTAACAGTCTTCAATCGTTTAGCCCAAATAACTTGCGCTTTGAAGAAACCGAACTTCTGAGGAAACAAGAAGAACAACGAGGTTTTTGAGAAAGAGAGACGTACAATGGGTTGGGCCATTTCCCCATGACCCAGAAGCGAGAGGGAAATTCATATTCGCACTCCCTGTTTATTATTTGAACCCTTACCTTTCGCTTTTTATTGTAATTCTTTTGGTGAAAAATTTTACTCACATAAACAAGTTTCTATTACTACTACCAcagttttaaaaagttttagctgtttttaaaagttaaaaaataattaaagttttctttctaatatatttatcaaatccACTATTGTCTTTATCTTctaaaataatgtatttgtggaaaaataaattattttaaaatatttgatattttattattgttgtgaaaacaaaacagaaacagtgtgttaaaaatacaaatatatttaacattatacaatctaaaatatatttatttttcagaatCTATAacctaaattataattatttttattttaaattgtctatttcaaaataaaataaatatatctcaagttttatattttaaaatctaaaatagaaaaaaaatacatttaaaaaatgcaaaatccttatgtaattacaattaaaaattatgaaagtataaaaaaaagatattcaTAAGATATGGTAAAAAATTTCTACacgataaaaatataaaaatataaatcacatcTTTACAGCCTCTACCAATTCACAATAATTCTTTTTCATCGTCAACTAATACAAAACCCAACTTCCGAGATATCTTCCAATACGTGCATATTTAATACGGAGtatcaaaaatttgttatttcattTCAAGACCTACAGAATGATCTGCACTgcttttctttatcaaatacTGGGTGCCTGAACGCCAAAAACCACGCAGGATCCATTTTCTACAACTTGGtagcaaaataaaaactattgttCCTTTGATAAGTGAAATAAATGGGATTTATTTCAGAGAGTAACCACGATATCCcgagatttaaaattaataaatctgaTTTTATTTTCCTCGGTTTTCCATCTCATAATCATTCTGAAAACCTGTCAAGGAATATTGACATGGCGGCTGATTAAACTGCTGGTTGTTGCTGAGTAATGCAGTGTATGTTTCCACCGCCCAAAACAATCTCCCTGGCACCTTCAACTCCTACAACCTAATAACGggcaaaaatttgaaaatgtgaTTCAGTAATAAGAACCATGCAAAATACTTAGGCAAATTTTACCgcttataatttataaatacaagatacaatataaaagattaacaCAATGTTACTGCTGCTCTGGCTCTGCAGCTCCGCCAAACGACGGCTATATACACCgtcaaatttattcaataattcATGATGATAGTCAATgcaaaaatccaaattattgTATAGtgtcataattataaaaacaaaaagcctataataaaaaataccttaaattatatgtattactaagaataatatttattaataaattttacatacTTTTGGTTAATAAGTTAGACCGACTAGAACGTCAACCCGGCTTCCCTGATTGACTAGTAATAGAATAAAAGTCATATTAACACTTAatcgataataataataatgaatcaATTAACTAATGTTGATTAAAGTATTGGGATATGATTAGacctaaaaaaaagtaaaagtctataataattattataattaaaagtctAAGGTATAATTGTTCACACACATGCATCATAACATTTAATACTCCTTTACATTGTATTTAATATTCCTTTACTCAGATCTTATCTGATTTGAGTTTGAAATACCTTCTGCCAATACCATCCGAGCAGTTTTGGATAGATTGACAAAAGGTAGGAAGGACCAAGGACAAGTTATTTGGGACTTATGTTGTGTTCGGATGGTAAGATTTGTGAGAAATGATTTGGGaaagatgatttgaatggatttgagagtaatttttgttgtttttttagtggatttataggtaattgagagtggatttgaaagtaaagattGTGAGAAGTAGTGTGAGATTTAATTGATGTAAGAGATTTAAAagatttgtttaattggtaaaaattgaagattaccaaaatgtccctaattattaaagtaatataaaataacatttgttaatgttatatttagttgtaaaaatatttataaagaataaaaattaaaaatgattatttagtTGTAATCTAATTTACAtagtatgaatttatttattatggagTGAGATTGATTAATTgagttaagaataaaaaatgcgaagtattgttaatatatataatgatatctccactaaatttttttcaaatcattttaaagtttttttttttgcaatttttaatgtgatattatttttataatgtcttatttagatttattccattaaaaaagatttatttatattaaaaataatatttttgaagttaTCACAAGATCTAATTATACCAAGATCTGAGTAGATCTTCCCTGCTTTCGTTTTCGAGAACCCTCCTTTTGTATAAAACAACTATGTTTCTTTTGCATTTCATATGCATTCATTATCTTCCTAgtaactagttttttttttttatttctttatttcttcactATCGCTGAGAACACAAACCCCAACCCTCTTACCTCCAACTCACTAATAACCCTCTTACCTCCAACTCACTAATAATTACTTTTCCAATTTCCAACACACACAACATCAGCCATGGGTTACGAAGACGGTGAGGTGTTAATGGATTACGATGACATTCAATCCGACCGCAAGCCTTCTTCGAAGCTGCGCCACCAGCTCGACGATTACGAGGATGATGTCAACGACGAGTGGCAGGGCTGGGATCGGTCGCAGACGCCCGTTTACGACAACGATTCAGCGTGCTCGAAGTTGCAGAAGAGGCTAATCAAGAAGAGCGATGCTGAAAATTTGATAAAACGTAATGACTTTTACCTACAAATCCCTCCTAATCTCTCCTCCATCGCGGGTGACCGAAAATCTATCCATCCCAGTCGCGAATCCTCGCTTTTCCTCTCAAGTGAACATGAAAGACTTTGTATTTTTTCGCTCGCAAAACCGCATGAACAGTTAAATCTGTTCTAGCAAACACAGGCTTAGGAGTACCCTACTGCCCTGTAGgcctaaacaaaaataaaaatatttgaagtcaaattttaaatgatttagctgattattttattttggtcacttgaattttagaaaacactaaataaatttattaataactaTTTGCAGGTAACAGGTATCACAGATTTAATACCATGATATCTTTACCCACTCCATTATCAAGCAAATATTCATACTCATTATGTACGAATATCCATTGAGGATATCCTATATTCATACCCATTACATACGAATATCCATAGAGGATATCTATATTTTATCCGTAAATATATGTAGCTATGGATGTTTCTGCCATCAATAGTTTCATACATATCGGAGTTTCATTTTTACGCACTACCAACCACCATTGTTTCTTTAATGGATATTCTTCAAGATGTTTTAGAGAAAATGTACCCTAAATTCCTATAAACCATTCGTAAATATTACTTGATTTGCACAAACAGCGGCTATACGTGCCTCTAAAAGATtctttaaccaaaaaaaatatcatgttaaCAAAAGTTTTACTTACTTCATGATGAGGGAATGCATTAGATAAGACTCGGATAGCTTCGTCATCCCACTTTCTATCTCCAAATTGTGGTGCAATGATAGCTTTGTTTGCAATGTAAAAGTTTACGTAGGAAGCAGCAAGCCTAGTACCGGGAAGTCTTGACTTAGCCTCACCGTCCTAGCAAAGTTATAACATATCAAACATTAAATGGAAGTGAATCTATCTGCTTCATAATTCATCACTCACTCACAATTGCAATAAACAGACCACAACAATCAACCATATCATCAGGTACCAATGTTGCATTGAGCTCAGTATGTTAATCTTCACATTATCAGTTGCAGTATAGCGCCAAAGCCACTATTAGAATATCACGGTTAAGCATACAACGGACTATTGCAAACCACTGTCACTAAAAGTTGCACGAAATATTTGTCTAGTTTATGGCACCTCATTTTGCTTATTTTAAAGTACAATTATTAGGCTAAATTAAATTTCACTCCCTTATAAATTTGTGTATTTACAATCGagtctttattaaattttttgtcaattgagtacttaaaatttttatatttttcaattgaatgacATGATTGGTATCTTGCTGTCATCTTACTTCCTTATTTATCTTCATGTGTTAAGAAACATGGAGTTTTGTGGTTGATATAAAACAATATAGCAGttaatgtaaaatgaaaaatgttaacTTGCAGGATCATATATCGCTTTGCTCAATTGGCGTTGGATGTGAGTCATATGACCTTTCCTATCTCTCTCCCTCACCATTGGTATTTGCATCTATGGTCTCCAATGATAATCCATCCACAATTCATACATCTTGGGTTGACAAAATTGCAAAAGAACTTTGTCTCCTTTCTTTTAGTTCACTTTGTTATTTGGGGTCCTTCCACCCCATCTAGTTATCATTATTTAGTTACCTATATTGATGATTATCCTAATCTACTTAGATTTGGTAAATGAAGAATCAATCAAAagtgttttttatatttcaaacttttttaatgaaatcaaTACAATTTGATGTATCATTTTTTCAGAGTGATAGTGCTCACGAATATTTGTCTCACCAATTCTAGCAGTTCATGGTCTCCAATGATATCCTAAATCAAATTTCGTGTTCGTGTACTCCTCACAAAATAGAGTAGCcgaacacaaaaaacatacatcTTTTTGGAAATACTTTGACAATTCTTCTCATTCATCTTCCTCACCATTTTTGGAGAATGTTGTCCTTACAACATGTCGTCTCATTAACCAGATGAGATCATATGTCCTTAATCCCACTTTGTCCGCTTTCCTCATTCCCCTCCATATTGTCTCCCTCCATGTGATTTTGGCATCACATGTTTTGTGCACAACCTCACACCTAGTCAAGATAAACTTTCTCCGTTCAAATGTGTCTTAGTGGGATAACATCATCCCTCAAAAGTGTATAGATGTTTCTCTCGATCTTCAAGGGTATTTTGTATATGTAGATGTCTCTTTCTTTGAGTTTTTTGCACACTACGAACCTGTTCCTTCTAATGATGACATATGTAGTCACTTTCCCACCACTAGCAATCTTCATTACTACCAGTTGACTTTACCATAACTTGGAAGCTTCTCCATCATCTCTTCAAAAGTTTATCAAGATTATTCACGACCTATTGATATTTCAGTACGGGACCCATCTTCAATGGATAATGATATGTATTGCTTAACAAAAGTTCGCGTTGTACTCATAACCTTTCTTCACATTAACAAACCTCCACTATCATTCACTTTCCATCATACATAAAACTTGCTTGTCTTTATTGTCTTTTAGTTCCATTTCTAAGTCTCCAGATGAAACTTTATCTAATCAAGAGTAGCATCAAGCAATGATTCATGAGATGTATGCCATTTAAAGTAGTGGTACCTGGGAGTTCATTCCTCTCCCAGCGGGCAAATAAATTGTTGGGTTTGGAGGTTGTACACACTTAAAACAAGACTTGATGGTAACATTGAACGCTATAAAGCTTGGTTGATTGTCAAAGGATACATGAAAATCTATAGCccatgaaatttatttattactacAAGTTTCTCTCTTGTTgccaaaatgaaatttataaaacttttcttttccatttcaacTATTCCCCATTGTACTCTGTTTCATCTTGACCTAACAAATGCATTTCTCAGGGAGAGTTGTTTAATATGGTATGTTGTCTATGCAGGTTCATAGTCTATATGGCCTTAAGTAATTACCAGGTGCATGGTTTGGGCATTTTAAGAGTATCATCCATCAGTTTGAAATCATTCAAAGTGATGCAAGTGAAGTGATGCTGATCTTTCTCTGTTTTATCATCATTCTTCCCAAGGATGTCTCTATCTCATTGTATACATGGACGACATTGTTACCATTGGCAGCAATGACAAGGGTATTGTACAACTGAGtcaaatttattgtattaactattttttcttaattaataaagCATTTTGTTGTCTCAGAAACATACAGTTTAAGCTCAACGTCTCTTTTTTTCCAATAGTTTAACAAttactaatgaaaaaaatagggGCAACACcatgattaaaagaaaaatcatagagACACAGACAAAAGAGGAATGAGCTGCAATATGACATCATAAAATTCCATAGCTGATGACCAACAACAACTATgcattgtaaaatttaaagatatatttcAGTAATACGGGGTCAGTATGAACTattccttaattttttaatgaaatgaaataataacGACAAATAGGTATTTTGTTtctcattatcattattttcaacCAAGAACAGAAAAACtgcatgaaaaggaaaaaatgttTACCTGGGAAATCCCATCAGACTCGTGCTCTGTCATATAGAGTGGACCGGGAACATGGATTTTAATGATTTCAAACTTTCTACCATTAGCATCTGTTTCACTTGAAAGCAAAGAATAAGCTTCTTTAGATCTTCCATACTGAGGATCAGTTTCGTCTTCAATCCAAGACAGCATAACCACACCAGGCCTCACAAAACAGCACATGTTATCAATGTGACCATTCGTGTCATCATCCCCTGCATAAAAGCAGTATATTAGAATTTTAGGGGATATGTAAAATCTACAAACCACTTTGAACCTATGATATATACTCTAATATGTACTCTAATACTTCAAGGTCATGTGGAGGGGCAGACATGTGCTCTTAAAATTGCAGCCTCAAATGGAGTTCaagtgcaaaaagaaaaaaaaaaagtcattattGAAGGTAGCAACAACACAAGGATCCCCAAAGACAGTTATAAGAACaccataacaaaataaaatatctaccGGATTGTTGTTTCTTTCTATAGAAAATTAACTGGCAAGACTAAGGCAAAAATTCCAAATTTCTCATTAGTAGGGTCCAGATGTGTCCTCCCAATATTTTGTATTAGCTCTCACCCAAAAAAGACAGAAAGAAATTTGTCAATTATACCTTAATTTTAGNTTCATtttgtaataaagaaaaatacttagGTGATATAATCACAATAAACTAATAGTGAAAGTCTGAGCCTTTTATGTAGCAGGGAAAGCTAGTCAAATGCACAGTTTAATTTCCTGACACAAAGTGCATTCAGCAGAAGAGAACAGCTATATTTCATTTATCATACAAGTATCATTATATGGTTCTACAACCAATTATCTTGTTATCATTGATTCTAAGTAGAACCATATATTGATCCATCGTTCTATTAGTTTACGCAAGTCAAGGTTTTAGCATgtattgaatcaaattattCTTGCTAAGAAACAAATCAGTAATTCTGCATCAAACCTTGTGAAACAACACATGATTACTGGTGCAGGGAATTTTTTAACTACCTTACATTATGGAAAGATTCTTAATCTACAATAGCAATATCAAGTTTGTATACCATATAATCCACGAGGCAACCATATAACCTTCCTGACTCCAAGATATGTCTTAAGTTCATCCTCTATTTGGTCCTTACTCAAGTTAGGATTCCTGTTCTTGTTCAAGAGGCACTCTTCTGTTGTAAGACAGGTTCCTGAAGGAAGACAAACGCCAAGGTAAACCGAAAAAACTAGTACAGTTTTTAACAAATTCATATAGGCATCAAGGTAGAGCAGTAAATCTAAGTATATGCGATCTGATTGACAAATTGAAATGACAGATATGAAATTAACAAAACCACATTCATGAATACAGCAAGAATAAAATGCTGCCTTGCACAGCTGCATGTTATCCTCGTTATTGAATAAATCAGCAGTAAAAGTGCATTTATTTAGAGATGAATATGTGCCAGATAACAGGCCCATATTCTGGAAGAAACACCAAAGAAATACTGAAAAACATAATAGGCGtacacaacaaatataagtgaTGATCAAGGGAAGGCTTAAAACATAAAGGCCACTGGTTAGGatacattatcaaaataaatttattaaaacatagcACAAGAACATTTAGCGTCAAATAAATTGAATCACCTTGTTTAACCATTTCACAAGATCTCCATTGACCACATCATATAGAATATTCTccatctaattattattattgcatgAATAATTGACTAAAAAGTAACAGCAACAGCAGGTTAGCCATTGaggaaattaataaaaacaagtaCCTCTACTTCACCAAACAAGGCTACGTTATGGTTACAGATTTACTAGGTCGGACATCTACATGGAAAAATGTACCTTCAACATGGCAAATAATCACTATATAACTCTTACCTTCTCCATCCACATGGATACTTCCACCTTCAAGCACCATCGATTGCCGAAATCTAGGAATCTTCTCAATTTCCAAAATCTagcaaacaagaaaacaaaatccgTAAAGCAGTTCACATggccaaaaaaataataaatatataaataagaaaaatgtggAACATTCCAAACCTTCTTAGCCACAAGCAAATCAAGACTCCAATCAGTATAGCATCCACCTTCTGAACCTAAATAGTTCATAAAACACCATTAGTAAAGGAACCAACAATCAACACACAATAATAAGATCATATTATATCCCCTAACCATTCTTCAAATAAGCCATCCTAACAAACGCTCTTAGAATAAAAAGATCTGAATATCAATTGTCCTAGTGCTTACCCCCCCAACTATTAAATTGCCAGTCAATCCCTGCAATTCTGTCAACTGCACCACCAGACTCTGTTGTCGTGCTTCTTCTCACAACAAActaacaaacaaaacaaatcaCACGGCATGCTTATACATCCAAGCACACAAGGTTGATTTACACAGTAAGAGAAACTCACAGTGGGTCCAGTATCACGAAACCAAGAATCATTCATATTCGTCTCAACCACCCTGATATGTTCAGGTAACTGACTTCGTGCGTTCACCCACTATTAAACAATTCAGGCAGCATCAAAGAAAACCGCAACAAAAATGtccattaataaaaataacgtCTAACACCAATAACTTACCTGGACAGAACTAACACAAACAGTAACAGGCTCAAATTTTGAGATGGCAGTTGCCACCCTCGCAAACACATGTTGGGCGGGTCCAGCGTTCTCTCGCCAGTTATCAGGGCGTTCCTGTTACACTCATCGGgcttgtaataaaaaaatgataacaataatagtaataacagtgataaaataataatagtaataacagtaataataataaaataataatagagttTAGATGCAGTACTCACTGGCCAACCCATCCAACACTGAGTGTGGGTTTCCCACTCTGCAGGCATGTGGAATCCAAGAGCAGATGGTGTTCCGTGGAGCTGCATCACGAAATTCTAGCTTCGGTTTGCTCTGTGATAATTCAGAGCAACAAAAAACTTAGACGGTGAAGCAGAAATGTTCAAGCCTGAGTTTTTATCACCCAGAATATTAAAAATCGGGGTTTCAATACCCCAATTAATTTATctgaatagaaaaataaaccagtcaaaaattagggtttcaattTCTTGTCTTGTCCTAAAACCTGTTTATTCACATCGGCGAAGGCTCTCCCGCGGGAAGGTCTTTCAGACATAGTTTCAGCTGCTTTATCTTACCTGCAGTTAGTTATTTCCGTCTTGCGCCTTTCTTTAGGTGGGGTACTTTCTTTAGGTGGGGTCCTGCGCGGGGCTACCGCCTGGGTTTTACTTTTCTTGAAGGGAGTCGACGTGTCAGACCCATTAGACTTCTAAAtctgtttcttctttttagTCCTTTCTTCCCAATCTatctctctcatttttttaagGATAATAATCCTAGTCAGGTTTTTATGAACCATCTAtactattatattaattaaccCATTACTACTAATCTCCTTCTTATAACAATTATCATATATCAGTCTCCATATCTATCAATATTATCTGATATTACTAGCAATACTTATGACTTAATTACACAGATGCACAGAACAATTTAAGAAATCAATTAACCATCTTAAACTTGACTATAGACTCAAGATTATAAAGAGTCCCTGACTACTAGGTGTACGtacagttttttatttaatattggtTAAATTTAATCCCAATTAATATGTTCACCACAGACACAAACAATTGGTGGGCGTGGCCCAGGTGATGGGGAAGgcagtttctttttttcttgcaaACAGCACAATTGGTCTAAATTAAAACAGCTAACACGTTCCTTTCAGAGGATTCTATACTCTTCCGAAACAGCAGCCCCATTTACAATTTCTACAACGATCATGTTGCTCGAATCTCGTATGTTATTCCCCAGCATCACAACAGAAGTTTACGTATCACTAATTCAACGCGTTTCACACAATTCAACTTAGAATAATATCTACTCCAACAAATTCAACATTCACGGTTGCAGTAATTATTTCCCTCGTCATAATCTTTTTGGTTCAATTCTTCCactaattgtaatttaatttaaggatCACAAACTATTAACAAGAAAGAGTGAGAAAGTAACTAAACTCAGAGAATCAGAGAAGAGAGAATCAAACAAGTAAAACAAtccaattaaaaacaattacaatgAAAATAGAACAGGTCGTGTTATTGCCAGCATAACCTCATCAAAACTAACGAGGCATTAATGACTTCTTCCGTACCTTGAATATTCAGGAACTGAAATGTAACACGTTCCTCTTCACAGGCTTCGAACAGAGCTGTAGCAACTCGAAGATGAAAAAATAGAGAGAGGGGGAAGTTTGAGATGTGGAGAAAATAATGGTTTTGGGGGGAGAAAATAAGCAAAGAAACGACGACGGAGAATTTTGACGCGGTACTCTTTCTTCCTTCAGACAGACAACGGGCGACAAACATATTGTTTCCATTCAATGTGATCTAAGGGCTTCAAAATTCGTCCACCCTTCTCAGCCTTACGATTTCATCACACATTTACAGGTAACGGGATATATGGGTCTAAAGCCCAGTGACAGAGGAGTGGATATTAAGGGCTCAAAGCCTAACCCTGCCCGTAggagaaaataacaaataaaaaatggttatCTTTTTCATAGTTTCATAATTTCAACTTTTACttcataaatttttgtataatgaaataaaaaataaaaagatatatttcaatttatataactcgaaatacaaaaaaaaaaattaaacattttgaaatacaaaaaattacatttttattttatatttcataatatacaaaaataaaataatattatacattatagactataaaatttatattttaaattataccattaaatataataatttatgaaaaaatatataaataaatttaaatttaaaacatatatgtttttaataaaatattgagaattttataagttaaaaaataaattttttataagttatataaaaatgtaaactaTAAATGttttggataaaataaaattatggtcTGAAATGCCATAAAAGAACATATACCttattgaaaacattaaaagtcaagtttattaaaaatgagaatgaaTATTGTTATTGGCTAACAGTCTTCAATCGTTTAGCCCAAATAACTTGCGCTTTGAAGAAACCGAACTTCTGAGAAAACAAGAAGAACAACGAGgttacattaaaacaaaatcaaatcaaaagcATTAGTGTTTTTGAGAAAGAGAAACGTACAATGGGTTGGGCCATTTCCCCATGACCCAGAAGCGAGAGGGAAATTCATATTCGCACTCCCTGTTTATTATTTGAACCCCTACCTTTCGCTTTTTATTGTAATTCTTTTGGTGAAAAATTTTACTCACATAAACAAGTTTCTATTACTACTTACTACCAcagttttaaaaagttttagctgtttttaaaagttaaaaaataattaaatttttctttctaatatat
The sequence above is drawn from the Vigna radiata var. radiata cultivar VC1973A chromosome 3, Vradiata_ver6, whole genome shotgun sequence genome and encodes:
- the LOC106757934 gene encoding agmatine deiminase codes for the protein MQLHGTPSALGFHMPAEWETHTQCWMGWPERPDNWRENAGPAQHVFARVATAISKFEPVTVCVSSVQWVNARSQLPEHIRVVETNMNDSWFRDTGPTFVVRRSTTTESGGAVDRIAGIDWQFNSWGGSEGGCYTDWSLDLLVAKKILEIEKIPRFRQSMVLEGGSIHVDGEGTCLTTEECLLNKNRNPNLSKDQIEDELKTYLGVRKVIWLPRGLYGDDDTNGHIDNMCCFVRPGVVMLSWIEDETDPQYGRSKEAYSLLSSETDANGRKFEIIKIHVPGPLYMTEHESDGISQDGEAKSRLPGTRLAASYVNFYIANKAIIAPQFGDRKWDDEAIRVLSNAFPHHEVVGVEGAREIVLGGGNIHCITQQQPAV